The Micavibrio sp. TMED2 genome includes a window with the following:
- a CDS encoding 3-phosphoshikimate 1-carboxyvinyltransferase yields MAHGETQHPMVARRSDALTGTIRVPGDKSISHRSLIFGTLAVGRTEVEGLLEAEDVLNTMAAMRALGATITHHAGPGGRVSIDGVGVGALSEPDRVLDMGNSGTAARLLVGLVATHPITTFFTGDASLVKRPMARVTDPLSRMGASFHSRRGELGTGRLPMMVEGAELAVPIEYRLPVASAQVKSAIMLAGLNTPGETTVIEAVPTRDHTENMLRHFGAAPTITTDSDGATRITVTGQQELVAADIKVPTDPSSAAFPIVAALIRPGSDVTIEAVGMNARRTGLILTLKEMGGQIDILNERIEAGEPVADLRVRGSVLEGIEVPASRAADMIDEYPVLSVAASCAKGTTYMPGLHELRVKESDRLAMMATGLAACGVDLDEGEDSLTIRGTGQPPKGGATVATALDHRIAMSFLVLGLASDEPVTVDDATPIATSFPSFAKLMIQLGAKLQHNPV; encoded by the coding sequence ATGGCCCACGGCGAAACGCAACACCCAATGGTCGCGCGGCGCAGCGATGCGCTGACGGGTACAATCCGGGTTCCCGGTGACAAATCGATCTCACACCGCTCGCTGATTTTCGGCACCCTCGCGGTTGGCCGGACTGAAGTTGAAGGGCTGCTCGAAGCCGAGGATGTGCTCAACACCATGGCTGCCATGCGCGCGCTGGGAGCCACCATTACCCATCACGCCGGGCCGGGTGGCCGGGTCAGCATTGATGGTGTCGGTGTCGGTGCGCTCAGCGAACCTGATCGGGTGCTTGATATGGGCAACAGCGGTACCGCGGCCCGCCTGCTGGTTGGCCTCGTCGCAACCCATCCGATCACCACCTTCTTTACCGGTGATGCCTCGCTGGTGAAGCGGCCTATGGCACGGGTCACCGATCCGCTGTCCCGTATGGGCGCGAGCTTCCACAGCCGTCGCGGTGAGCTTGGTACTGGTCGCCTGCCGATGATGGTCGAGGGGGCAGAGCTTGCCGTGCCGATTGAATACCGCCTGCCGGTTGCCTCGGCGCAGGTGAAGTCGGCGATCATGTTGGCCGGGCTGAACACGCCGGGCGAGACCACGGTGATCGAGGCCGTGCCGACCCGCGACCATACCGAAAACATGTTGCGCCATTTCGGTGCCGCCCCGACCATCACTACCGACAGTGATGGTGCCACCCGCATTACCGTGACTGGTCAGCAGGAACTGGTCGCCGCCGATATCAAGGTGCCGACCGATCCGAGTTCGGCTGCCTTCCCGATTGTCGCGGCACTGATCCGTCCCGGCTCCGATGTCACCATCGAGGCGGTTGGCATGAATGCCCGTCGCACCGGGCTGATCCTGACCCTTAAAGAGATGGGTGGCCAGATCGATATTCTGAACGAGCGCATCGAGGCAGGCGAACCAGTGGCCGATCTGCGGGTTCGTGGCAGTGTGCTCGAAGGCATTGAAGTACCGGCCAGCCGGGCGGCCGACATGATCGACGAATATCCGGTTCTGTCAGTGGCCGCATCCTGCGCCAAGGGCACGACCTATATGCCCGGCCTGCACGAATTGCGGGTCAAGGAGAGCGACCGTCTGGCCATGATGGCGACTGGGCTTGCCGCTTGTGGGGTCGATCTCGATGAGGGAGAGGACAGCCTGACCATCCGTGGCACCGGTCAGCCGCCGAAGGGCGGGGCGACGGTAGCCACCGCACTGGATCACCGCATCGCTATGAGCTTCCTCGTCCTCGGCCTCGCCAGTGACGAGCCGGTCACGGTCGATGATGCCACCCCGATCGCCACCAGTTTCCCGAGCTTTGCCAAGCTGATGATCCAGCTCGGCGCCAAGCTGCAGCATAATCCGGTCTGA
- a CDS encoding RNA polymerase sigma-54 factor, protein MSSPGQRLELRIGTSLVMTPQLQQAIKLLQLSSVELQEYVEQELEQNPLLERDDNSRDNEAASVNEPNTEAPDPTGGNDSDGSDRVAERSDESADLIDRQNSTEAFDDAFDSDYDNVWTNSDAEMPAPSLPSMDGGSLGLGAGGGSGHLSDDELELEARYSRPPNLREHLAAQIPLEITDATERIIAFALLDSLNGSGYVEADFGELSEQLGCSPDMVDAVLVKLQRLDPPGIFARNLTECLRLQLVDRNRFDPAMEALLDNLDLLAACEFTKLRKICGVDEEDLSDMIADLRSLDPKPAASFDMPTAEPVIPDIFVRPNPRGGWLVELNPDALPKVLVNQAYHAMVTSKVTNKDDKNYISEQFQSANWLVKSLHQRATTILKVSIELVRQQDQFFRHGVQALKPLVLRDIAEAVEMHESTISRVTTNKFIACPRGIFELKYFFTAAIAGADGESSHSAEAVKHRIRTMIDAEPPAKILSDDKIVSLLRADGVDIARRTVAKYREAMRIPSSVQRRREKRLNK, encoded by the coding sequence ATGTCATCGCCGGGACAACGCCTGGAACTCAGGATTGGCACATCGCTGGTCATGACGCCGCAACTGCAGCAGGCGATCAAACTGCTGCAGCTGTCATCGGTGGAGTTGCAGGAATATGTCGAGCAGGAACTGGAGCAGAACCCGCTGCTCGAACGCGACGACAACAGCCGCGACAATGAGGCTGCCAGCGTCAATGAGCCGAACACGGAAGCGCCCGACCCCACTGGCGGCAATGACAGCGATGGCAGCGACAGGGTTGCAGAACGGAGCGACGAGTCTGCCGATCTGATCGACCGGCAGAACAGCACAGAGGCCTTCGACGACGCCTTTGACAGCGATTACGACAATGTCTGGACCAACAGCGATGCGGAAATGCCGGCACCGAGCCTGCCGAGCATGGATGGCGGCAGCCTAGGCCTCGGCGCTGGTGGTGGCAGCGGCCATCTGAGCGATGACGAGCTGGAACTGGAGGCGCGCTACAGCCGTCCGCCGAATTTGCGTGAGCATCTGGCAGCACAGATACCGCTCGAGATCACCGATGCCACCGAGCGGATCATCGCCTTTGCCCTGCTCGACAGCCTCAACGGCTCCGGCTATGTCGAGGCGGATTTCGGTGAGTTGAGCGAACAGCTCGGCTGCAGCCCGGATATGGTCGATGCGGTGCTGGTGAAGTTGCAGCGGCTCGATCCGCCCGGCATCTTCGCCCGCAACCTGACCGAGTGCCTGCGTCTGCAGCTGGTTGATCGCAACCGGTTTGATCCGGCGATGGAGGCCCTGCTCGACAATCTCGACCTGCTCGCGGCCTGTGAGTTTACCAAGCTGCGCAAGATCTGCGGCGTCGATGAGGAAGACCTCAGCGACATGATCGCCGATCTGCGCTCGCTTGATCCGAAACCGGCGGCCAGCTTCGACATGCCGACCGCCGAGCCGGTGATCCCGGATATCTTCGTCCGGCCCAATCCGCGCGGTGGCTGGCTGGTTGAACTGAACCCCGACGCCCTGCCCAAGGTGCTGGTCAATCAGGCCTATCACGCCATGGTGACATCGAAGGTCACCAACAAGGACGACAAGAACTATATCAGCGAGCAGTTCCAGTCGGCCAACTGGCTGGTCAAATCCCTGCACCAGCGGGCAACCACGATCCTCAAGGTGTCAATCGAGCTGGTGCGTCAGCAGGACCAGTTCTTCCGTCACGGGGTACAGGCGCTGAAACCTCTCGTACTGCGCGACATCGCCGAGGCGGTGGAGATGCATGAGAGCACGATCAGCCGGGTAACGACCAACAAGTTCATCGCCTGCCCGCGCGGGATCTTCGAGCTGAAATACTTCTTCACCGCCGCGATTGCCGGGGCGGACGGGGAGAGCAGCCATTCCGCCGAGGCGGTCAAGCACCGCATCCGCACCATGATCGACGCCGAGCCACCGGCGAAGATATTGTCAGACGACAAGATCGTCAGTCTGCTCCGGGCCGACGGGGTCGATATTGCCCGGCGGACGGTGGCGAAGTACCGGGAGGCCATGCGGATTCCGTCATCGGTGCAGCGCCGCCGGGAAAAAAGACTGAACAAATAA
- a CDS encoding 30S ribosomal protein S1 translates to MAEAAAKQQQDKMSFADMLDESLGASEGFEGSVVSGVVIALDSDAALIDVGLKSEGRVPLREFAAPGQKPELTVGDTVEVYVERMEDKNGEAVLSREKARREEAWQQLETAFNESRRVTGTIFGRVKGGFTVDLNGAVAFLPGSQVDIRPVRDVSPLMGTPQPFQILKMDRSRGNIVVSRRAVLEESRAEARSELVSSLQEGQVLQGVVKNITDYGAFVDLGGVDGLLHVTDISWRRINHPSEALQIGQSVEVQVVRFNAETQRISLGMKQLETDPWEGVEAKYPVGAKFSGRVTNITDYGAFVELEPGIEGLVHVSEMSWTKKNVHPGKIVSTSQEVDVAVLDVDPNKRRISLGLKQTMENPWDSFSANYQVGAEIDGDVRNITEFGLFVGLPGDIEGMVHISDLDWEKSGEEAIKEYTKGDAIKVKVLEVDTEKERISLGVKQLSDDPYEGAAGSVKKGQIVTCTVTKLEDNGVEVEVTEGVTGFIRKGELSRDRSEQRPDRFAVGEKVDAIVTTVDRSGRKVNLSIKQREVAEEKKAMAEFGSTDSGASLGDILGAAMKKAEAGSDEDK, encoded by the coding sequence ATGGCTGAAGCAGCTGCTAAACAGCAACAAGATAAAATGTCCTTTGCCGATATGCTTGATGAGTCGCTCGGCGCCTCAGAAGGTTTTGAAGGTAGCGTCGTCAGCGGTGTTGTCATCGCCCTCGACAGTGATGCTGCCCTCATCGATGTCGGCCTCAAGTCCGAAGGTCGCGTTCCCCTGCGGGAATTTGCTGCACCCGGACAAAAGCCCGAACTGACCGTTGGCGATACCGTTGAGGTTTACGTCGAGCGTATGGAAGACAAGAACGGCGAAGCTGTTCTGTCCCGCGAGAAAGCCCGCCGCGAAGAGGCTTGGCAGCAACTCGAAACCGCCTTCAACGAAAGCCGTCGCGTTACCGGTACCATCTTCGGTCGCGTCAAGGGTGGCTTTACCGTTGATCTCAACGGCGCGGTTGCGTTCCTGCCGGGCAGCCAAGTCGATATTCGCCCTGTCCGCGACGTTTCCCCGCTCATGGGTACCCCACAGCCATTCCAGATCCTGAAAATGGACCGTTCACGTGGCAACATCGTTGTGTCACGTCGTGCCGTTCTCGAAGAGAGCCGCGCGGAAGCACGTTCCGAGCTGGTTTCCAGCCTGCAGGAAGGTCAGGTTCTTCAGGGTGTCGTCAAAAACATCACCGATTACGGCGCGTTCGTCGATCTCGGCGGTGTCGATGGCCTGCTGCACGTTACCGACATCTCATGGCGTCGTATCAACCACCCATCGGAAGCCCTGCAAATCGGCCAGTCTGTCGAAGTTCAGGTCGTTCGCTTCAATGCTGAAACCCAGCGTATCTCTCTCGGCATGAAACAGCTCGAGACCGATCCATGGGAAGGCGTCGAAGCCAAGTATCCGGTCGGTGCCAAGTTCTCTGGCCGCGTTACCAACATCACCGACTACGGTGCGTTTGTTGAGCTCGAGCCCGGCATCGAAGGTCTGGTTCACGTTTCCGAAATGTCCTGGACCAAGAAAAACGTCCACCCCGGTAAAATCGTCTCTACCAGCCAGGAAGTTGACGTTGCCGTTCTCGACGTTGATCCGAACAAACGCCGTATCTCTCTCGGCCTGAAGCAGACCATGGAAAACCCATGGGACAGCTTCTCTGCCAACTATCAGGTTGGTGCCGAGATCGATGGCGATGTCCGCAACATCACCGAATTCGGCCTGTTTGTCGGCCTGCCAGGTGACATCGAGGGCATGGTTCACATCTCTGATCTGGATTGGGAAAAATCCGGTGAGGAAGCGATCAAGGAATACACCAAGGGCGATGCCATCAAGGTCAAAGTCCTTGAGGTCGACACCGAGAAAGAGCGTATCTCCCTCGGCGTCAAGCAACTGTCCGACGATCCATATGAAGGTGCCGCAGGCTCCGTCAAAAAGGGTCAGATCGTTACCTGTACCGTTACCAAACTTGAAGATAACGGTGTTGAAGTTGAGGTCACCGAAGGTGTCACCGGCTTCATCCGCAAGGGTGAACTGTCCCGTGATCGTTCCGAGCAGCGTCCTGACCGTTTCGCCGTTGGTGAAAAGGTCGACGCTATCGTCACCACCGTTGACCGCAGCGGTCGCAAGGTGAACCTGTCGATCAAACAACGCGAAGTTGCTGAAGAGAAGAAAGCAATGGCTGAATTCGGTTCTACCGACAGCGGTGCGTCTCTCGGTGACATCCTTGGCGCGGCCATGAAAAAAGCCGAAGCCGGTAGCGACGAAGACAAGTAA
- a CDS encoding ribosomal subunit interface protein, protein MKLNIIGKNMDVGDSLREYVEEHLNALTVKYFPNPIEGKVIVSKDAYLYQVDISVHVGRNILLQANGSAPEPYPAFDAAAERIEKRLRRYKRKLRDHNQKASEEMRANQYVIDHAEQPAVEPDDSDDGEPTIVAELPITIEELTVSEAVMRLDLGELPALMFRNRAHGGLNMIYRRPDGHIGWVDPETIEANQKTPEMA, encoded by the coding sequence ATGAAACTTAACATCATCGGTAAGAATATGGATGTGGGTGATAGTTTACGGGAGTATGTCGAGGAGCATTTAAACGCGCTGACAGTAAAGTATTTTCCGAACCCGATCGAGGGTAAGGTTATCGTGTCCAAGGATGCGTATCTGTATCAGGTGGACATTTCCGTCCATGTGGGCCGCAACATCCTGCTGCAGGCCAATGGATCGGCACCGGAGCCATATCCGGCCTTTGATGCCGCCGCCGAACGCATCGAAAAGCGCTTGCGCCGTTACAAGCGCAAGCTGCGCGATCACAACCAGAAAGCGTCCGAGGAAATGCGGGCCAACCAGTATGTGATTGATCATGCAGAGCAACCGGCAGTCGAGCCGGATGACAGTGACGATGGCGAGCCAACCATTGTCGCCGAACTGCCGATTACAATTGAGGAACTGACGGTTTCCGAGGCGGTCATGCGCCTTGATCTGGGTGAGTTGCCCGCACTGATGTTCCGAAATCGTGCCCATGGCGGGCTGAATATGATATACCGTCGTCCAGACGGGCATATCGGGTGGGTAGACCCGGAAACAATCGAAGCTAATCAGAAAACGCCTGAGATGGCGTGA
- a CDS encoding KpsF/GutQ family sugar-phosphate isomerase, giving the protein MAKTVDANSASGTTAPTADKPVDVKEVGRRVLALEADGLNALAASLDDSFVRAVDLIFVTTGGADYKPADGAPPTGRVVVTGIGKSGHVGRKIAATLASTGTPAMFVHPAEAVHGDLGMITRNDVVLAISYSGRMAELAALAPYAKRFSIPMIGITRDIASPLGEQSDIALLLPKVDEACPLHLAPTTSTTMTLALGDALAMALLEKRGFSADEFRIFHPGGALGQKLLRVHDLMHKGDALPLVGADTSMGDTLVCISEKSFGCAGVVDGDGRLLGIVTDGDLRRHMSPDLLTTPTGEIMTASPKTIRPTALAAEAVAIMNEKSITSLFVVEDERPVGLIHIHDLLRAGVA; this is encoded by the coding sequence GTGGCCAAAACGGTCGATGCCAACTCTGCATCGGGCACGACTGCCCCCACTGCTGACAAGCCTGTTGATGTGAAGGAAGTCGGTCGTCGGGTTCTGGCACTTGAAGCCGATGGTCTCAACGCCCTTGCCGCCAGCCTTGATGACAGTTTTGTCCGTGCCGTCGATCTGATTTTCGTCACCACCGGCGGGGCCGATTACAAGCCTGCCGACGGTGCGCCGCCGACCGGTCGCGTGGTTGTCACCGGTATTGGCAAGAGTGGTCATGTGGGCCGCAAAATCGCCGCCACGCTTGCCTCCACCGGCACGCCTGCGATGTTCGTGCACCCGGCAGAGGCGGTGCATGGCGATCTCGGCATGATTACCCGCAATGATGTGGTGCTGGCGATTTCCTATTCCGGTCGTATGGCCGAGCTTGCTGCTCTCGCTCCCTATGCCAAGCGGTTCAGTATCCCGATGATCGGCATTACCCGCGATATTGCCTCGCCGCTCGGTGAGCAGTCGGATATTGCCCTGCTGCTGCCCAAGGTGGATGAGGCCTGCCCGCTGCATCTGGCGCCCACCACCTCGACCACGATGACGCTGGCGCTCGGCGATGCGCTGGCCATGGCGCTGCTTGAGAAGCGCGGCTTCTCGGCTGACGAATTCCGTATTTTCCATCCGGGCGGTGCACTGGGCCAGAAGCTGCTCCGCGTCCACGATCTGATGCACAAGGGCGATGCCCTGCCGCTGGTCGGTGCCGATACCTCAATGGGTGACACGCTGGTCTGTATCAGCGAAAAGAGCTTCGGCTGTGCCGGCGTAGTGGATGGCGATGGCCGTTTGCTCGGCATCGTGACCGATGGTGACCTGCGGCGCCATATGTCGCCCGATCTGCTGACCACGCCGACCGGCGAGATCATGACCGCATCACCGAAAACCATCCGTCCGACCGCTCTGGCGGCGGAGGCGGTGGCGATCATGAACGAGAAATCGATCACCAGCCTGTTTGTTGTTGAGGATGAGCGACCTGTCGGCCTCATCCATATCCATGATCTGTTGCGCGCCGGGGTTGCCTGA
- a CDS encoding LPS export ABC transporter ATP-binding protein, translating to MGQGHQVGYGHGPRLVHSNSGLEASHLGKRYKGRPVLRDVSLTVQRGEAVGLLGPNGAGKTTSFYIITGLIRPDYGQVLLDGDDITTQPIYRRARLGIGYLPQEASIFRGLTVEGNIRAVLEVVEGDASIRELMLDELLAEFSISHLRHTPTIALSGGERRRVEIARALASQPHFVLLDEPLAGIDPIAVAEIRDLIAHLKDRGIGVLITDHNVRDTLGIVDRAYILHDGKVLMEGTPHDIVDNDDVRRVYLGEKFRL from the coding sequence ATGGGTCAGGGCCATCAGGTCGGCTATGGCCATGGCCCGCGTCTGGTCCATAGCAACAGCGGTCTTGAGGCATCCCACCTCGGCAAGCGCTACAAGGGTCGCCCGGTGCTCCGCGATGTCTCGCTCACCGTACAGCGCGGTGAGGCGGTTGGCCTGCTCGGCCCCAACGGTGCAGGCAAGACAACCTCGTTCTACATCATTACCGGTCTGATCCGGCCTGATTACGGTCAGGTGCTGCTCGATGGCGATGACATAACCACCCAGCCGATCTACCGCCGGGCCCGGCTCGGCATCGGCTATCTGCCACAGGAAGCCTCGATCTTCCGCGGGCTGACGGTCGAGGGCAATATCCGCGCGGTGCTGGAAGTGGTCGAGGGCGATGCCTCGATCCGCGAGCTGATGCTTGATGAACTACTGGCCGAGTTCTCGATCAGCCATTTGCGCCATACGCCGACCATCGCCCTGTCCGGTGGTGAGCGCCGACGGGTGGAGATCGCCCGGGCGCTTGCATCCCAGCCGCATTTTGTCCTGCTTGACGAACCTCTGGCCGGGATCGATCCGATTGCCGTTGCGGAAATCCGTGACCTGATCGCGCATCTGAAGGACCGGGGCATTGGCGTGCTGATTACCGATCACAATGTCCGCGATACCCTCGGGATCGTCGACCGCGCCTATATCCTCCATGACGGCAAGGTGCTGATGGAAGGCACGCCACATGACATTGTCGATAATGACGATGTTCGCCGGGTCTATCTCGGCGAGAAGTTCCGGCTGTAG
- a CDS encoding TIGR02300 family protein: MSKTSLGTKRICPNCATRYYDLGKNPPVCPSCSTEYDPEAMLKSRRTRAPQSDDVKKPSPKKASKKTEADYDDDEDEDEDDLETTASDDDDDDLEEEEDDIAEIDELDGEADASLLKDDDDDTDDDDDDDDIDTDLDDDDLGDDLGDDVLVDDDDLDDDDLGDVKPKGGSGDI, translated from the coding sequence GTGAGCAAGACATCACTCGGCACCAAGCGCATCTGCCCAAACTGCGCAACCCGTTACTATGACCTCGGCAAGAACCCACCGGTTTGCCCGTCATGCAGCACAGAATACGATCCCGAGGCGATGCTGAAGTCACGCCGCACCCGTGCACCACAATCCGATGACGTGAAGAAGCCATCTCCGAAAAAGGCATCGAAGAAGACCGAGGCCGATTACGATGATGATGAGGACGAGGATGAAGATGACCTCGAAACCACGGCATCAGATGACGATGATGATGATCTCGAGGAAGAAGAGGACGACATCGCGGAAATCGATGAGCTGGACGGTGAAGCCGATGCCAGCCTGTTGAAAGATGACGATGATGACACGGACGATGACGATGATGATGACGACATCGACACCGACCTTGACGACGACGATCTGGGCGATGACCTTGGTGATGACGTACTCGTCGATGATGACGATCTCGACGATGACGACCTGGGCGACGTGAAACCAAAAGGCGGCTCAGGCGATATATAA
- a CDS encoding heat-shock protein Hsp20, with amino-acid sequence MSGRLSAFNSPFLLGFDQIEQTLDRLTKSAGDSYPPYNIEQFADGNLRITVAVAGFTLDDLSIQVEDAQLVIRGRQSSKKTGDESIYLHRGIASRQFQRAFLLADGIEVAGANLRHGLLHIDLRLPPPATTVRTIQINAGDNSANTNEAVAIEGESQPVPEQELGQQQNAKE; translated from the coding sequence ATGTCAGGACGTTTGTCCGCTTTTAACAGCCCGTTTCTGCTCGGGTTCGACCAGATTGAGCAAACGCTCGACCGGCTGACCAAGAGCGCAGGCGACAGCTATCCGCCCTACAATATCGAACAATTTGCCGACGGCAATCTTCGCATCACGGTGGCCGTGGCCGGCTTCACCCTCGATGATCTGTCCATTCAGGTCGAGGATGCGCAACTGGTCATCCGCGGTCGTCAGTCATCGAAGAAAACCGGGGACGAGAGCATCTATCTGCATCGCGGCATTGCCTCCCGGCAGTTCCAGCGCGCCTTTCTGCTGGCCGATGGCATCGAGGTTGCAGGGGCCAATCTGCGACACGGGTTGTTGCATATTGATCTGCGCCTGCCACCACCGGCAACCACGGTCAGGACGATACAGATCAACGCCGGCGACAACTCGGCCAATACCAATGAGGCGGTCGCAATCGAAGGCGAGAGCCAACCGGTCCCGGAGCAGGAGCTCGGGCAACAGCAGAATGCAAAGGAGTAG
- a CDS encoding LPS export ABC transporter periplasmic protein LptC codes for MSDQRPPHDDWQSGPARPAYLSAPAEQSSADDGQGYRSVGAAGQSSDWYRRRETARINPRRSRIIRGLRIIVPSLAAVLLVGTLIWPLLNAGSDGLRRLGRGESAMLNARFEGYDDADRLVSITADQVTRSQGANNLIDLTQPLADVTYDDGTQVAIRANAGRYDEDSQQLLLQGDVNMFQPDGFEFTTSALQVDTAARAAWSDKPVTGTGPGGTIAGSGVRIFENGRYLVFPGRGRLTLRSLAGDGGAS; via the coding sequence ATGAGCGACCAACGCCCCCCACATGATGACTGGCAGAGTGGCCCGGCAAGACCGGCCTATCTGTCTGCGCCTGCAGAACAGTCGAGCGCGGATGACGGGCAAGGCTATCGCAGTGTCGGTGCCGCCGGGCAGTCGAGTGACTGGTACCGCCGCCGGGAAACCGCGCGGATCAATCCGCGCCGGTCACGCATCATTCGCGGTCTGCGGATCATTGTGCCGTCACTGGCGGCTGTCCTGCTGGTTGGTACCCTGATCTGGCCGCTGCTCAATGCTGGCAGCGACGGTTTGCGCCGCCTCGGACGTGGTGAGAGCGCCATGCTCAATGCCCGGTTCGAGGGCTATGACGATGCCGATCGGCTGGTCTCCATCACGGCGGATCAGGTCACCCGTTCGCAAGGGGCCAACAACCTGATCGACCTGACCCAGCCACTCGCCGATGTCACCTATGATGACGGCACGCAGGTGGCCATTCGCGCCAATGCCGGGCGCTATGATGAAGACAGTCAGCAACTGCTGCTGCAGGGCGATGTGAACATGTTCCAGCCCGATGGTTTCGAGTTCACCACCTCTGCACTGCAGGTGGATACGGCAGCACGGGCCGCATGGTCCGACAAGCCGGTCACCGGTACCGGACCGGGCGGCACCATTGCCGGCAGCGGTGTGCGAATTTTCGAGAATGGTCGCTATCTGGTGTTCCCCGGACGTGGTCGCCTGACGCTGCGCAGTCTGGCCGGTGACGGAGGTGCCTCGTGA
- a CDS encoding PTS IIA-like nitrogen-regulatory protein PtsN produces MAAPELNSKMICESLKATSKKQALQEIAAIFASVYDLPERDVFDTLLERERLGTTGVGKGIAIPHGKIAGIRNVVGVFARLDRPIDFDAMDDQPVDLIFAMLAPEGAGADHLKSLAKVSRLLKEQSLCEKLRGADGAAAIEALLVQHADSRAA; encoded by the coding sequence ATGGCTGCGCCAGAACTGAATTCGAAAATGATTTGTGAGTCGCTCAAGGCGACGAGCAAGAAACAGGCCCTGCAGGAAATCGCCGCGATCTTTGCCTCGGTGTATGACCTGCCGGAACGCGATGTGTTCGACACGCTGCTTGAGCGTGAGCGCCTCGGCACGACCGGTGTCGGCAAGGGCATCGCAATCCCCCATGGGAAGATTGCCGGTATCCGCAATGTGGTCGGGGTTTTTGCCCGGCTTGATCGACCGATTGATTTTGATGCGATGGATGATCAGCCGGTTGATCTGATCTTCGCCATGCTGGCCCCGGAAGGTGCCGGTGCTGATCACCTGAAATCACTGGCGAAGGTATCTCGTCTGCTGAAAGAGCAGTCGTTGTGTGAGAAGTTGCGCGGTGCCGATGGCGCGGCCGCGATTGAGGCGCTGCTGGTGCAGCATGCGGACAGCCGCGCCGCCTGA
- a CDS encoding integration host factor subunit beta has product MTKSELILRLSEQNPHLYQRDVERLVACVFDEITAALARGDRVELRGFGAFSVKQRDARVGRNPRTGESVQVDAKSVPFFKTGKQLRERLNGDA; this is encoded by the coding sequence ATGACCAAGTCTGAGTTGATTTTACGACTGTCAGAACAGAATCCGCACCTGTATCAGCGCGATGTTGAACGGCTGGTTGCCTGCGTCTTTGACGAGATCACGGCGGCCCTTGCCCGTGGTGACCGGGTTGAACTGCGCGGTTTCGGTGCCTTCTCCGTCAAACAGCGTGATGCCCGTGTCGGTCGCAACCCGCGTACCGGTGAGAGCGTTCAGGTTGATGCGAAGAGTGTTCCGTTCTTCAAAACCGGCAAGCAGCTGCGTGAGCGCCTCAACGGCGACGCATAA